A section of the Rossellomorea marisflavi genome encodes:
- a CDS encoding bleomycin resistance protein, whose amino-acid sequence MKSLEGPVLVPELSVRDASVSTTFYTELLGFHIVYERQDEGFVYLSMGKASLMLEEVNGHWETGELVPPFGRGMNLQITVDSIEPIFKRLKKKGIPLFREPFVSEYAAGDEWFRQQEFLVQDPDGYLLRFAQSL is encoded by the coding sequence ATGAAAAGTCTGGAGGGCCCCGTACTCGTTCCTGAACTTTCTGTCAGGGATGCATCCGTATCTACAACTTTCTATACGGAGCTGCTCGGCTTTCACATCGTTTATGAACGACAGGATGAAGGCTTTGTTTACTTGTCGATGGGAAAGGCATCCCTCATGCTCGAGGAAGTGAACGGTCATTGGGAGACAGGTGAGTTGGTCCCGCCATTCGGAAGGGGGATGAACCTTCAAATCACGGTGGATTCAATCGAACCGATCTTCAAAAGATTGAAAAAGAAAGGGATTCCGTTGTTCAGGGAACCGTTCGTCTCCGAATATGCTGCCGGGGATGAATGGTTCCGGCAACAGGAGTTCCTTGTGCAAGATCCCGATGGGTATCTCCTGCGATTTGCACAATCCCTCTGA
- a CDS encoding DUF7408 domain-containing protein, giving the protein MKNVTKSIALILLCFCLFPLFPTTSSAAEGIKITVDEGIDGKVKEERGFPITVTVQNGADHFKGDIVFDYAQSYETGGGRVLSIDLPPGETRTFSLTIPGFGDPLRGNTSKETIHLFQGDWNSGKEVKFTGDKRLNPSFIYMDYASIGVLSKDADRLKSLKASQVNGNKVEVLNLSEKNFPGDATGLQMFDFIVIDGFDLSVFSKKQLDAFNRWVDKGGTVLIGSDVNAQKTLGPLADIAPLKVGGEQTLSDLSFLETQENLKVNFKTLPAVEGELTQEAEAVIGEKKSPLLAKKSVGRGEVWQTPFLLSDSRLNDWAGFTPWINEFYSKTKYSTNFYNMGGRAQGFYYEMGMVNELFPSNQFKVSTLILVVAVYLILVIPVLYFLLRKLDKREQSWWIIPTVSILLSLGIFLTGAKDRVTKPHMNQMSILEADGKGAVQGISAFTFFSNSSGDYTLSAGHNLELYANNSMNAPEFDQYKYALDEVTRNTTDTTLRDVEYWSTRTVMGDAYKSDAGSFTPGLTLENKTLKGSIGNDFPYDFEEVYLWSGTRTYSLGSVKAGQSLEVDQKVSVDYLSSPVSNNAIPPSFTGQQGLDDQRKQSLEQVASLLMEDGTSGNRPVIFGYTKDGVVDVTMKDRKPKKENLSLVYQSIPSLGDFNGPFSLKNEQLDIEVKPIDGKIIDNYSWGGSGEMEIEDGTYEMILKLPEQMKDSDISLNSLSIRQYPETPLEFAMIAPSNGKEKKLEEQSANTFEVKDRLTDYLNEDGEIVIKLVKSTQGDTFTQLPKIALKGEAKQ; this is encoded by the coding sequence ATGAAGAATGTGACCAAATCGATTGCACTGATTCTATTATGTTTTTGTTTATTCCCGTTATTTCCAACCACATCATCCGCAGCTGAAGGCATTAAGATCACCGTGGACGAAGGAATTGATGGAAAGGTCAAGGAAGAGCGGGGATTCCCGATCACCGTTACCGTGCAGAATGGAGCCGATCACTTCAAGGGGGATATCGTCTTTGATTACGCTCAATCCTATGAAACCGGAGGGGGGAGAGTGTTGTCCATCGACCTCCCGCCCGGTGAAACCCGCACGTTTTCCTTAACCATTCCGGGGTTTGGAGATCCTTTGAGGGGTAACACGTCAAAGGAGACCATTCACTTATTCCAAGGAGATTGGAATTCCGGAAAGGAAGTGAAGTTCACCGGTGATAAGCGGCTGAATCCAAGTTTTATTTATATGGACTATGCTTCGATCGGTGTATTGAGCAAAGACGCCGATCGCTTGAAATCATTGAAAGCCAGTCAGGTCAACGGCAACAAAGTGGAAGTGTTGAATCTTTCAGAGAAAAATTTCCCGGGAGATGCCACGGGTCTTCAGATGTTCGATTTCATCGTGATCGATGGGTTTGATCTATCGGTATTTTCTAAGAAACAACTGGACGCCTTCAATCGCTGGGTGGATAAAGGAGGCACGGTACTCATTGGAAGTGACGTGAATGCCCAGAAGACCCTGGGTCCACTGGCTGATATCGCTCCCCTAAAGGTGGGCGGAGAACAGACTCTTTCAGACCTGTCTTTCCTGGAAACCCAGGAGAATCTCAAAGTGAATTTCAAAACGCTACCCGCCGTCGAAGGTGAACTGACCCAAGAGGCTGAGGCAGTGATCGGAGAGAAGAAATCACCTCTCCTTGCAAAGAAATCCGTGGGACGAGGTGAAGTCTGGCAGACACCCTTCTTATTGAGTGATTCCCGGCTGAATGACTGGGCGGGCTTTACTCCATGGATCAATGAGTTTTATTCAAAAACCAAATATAGCACCAACTTCTATAACATGGGGGGAAGAGCGCAAGGCTTCTATTATGAGATGGGCATGGTCAATGAACTGTTCCCTTCCAATCAATTCAAGGTCAGCACCCTCATCCTGGTGGTTGCAGTCTATCTGATCCTGGTGATCCCTGTCCTCTACTTCCTGCTCCGTAAGTTGGATAAACGGGAGCAGTCGTGGTGGATCATCCCTACGGTGTCTATCCTTCTGTCTCTCGGGATTTTCCTTACGGGGGCTAAAGACCGCGTGACGAAGCCACACATGAATCAGATGAGTATCCTTGAAGCGGATGGAAAAGGTGCCGTTCAAGGGATATCAGCGTTCACATTCTTCTCCAACTCGAGTGGTGACTATACCCTCAGTGCCGGGCATAATCTCGAGCTGTATGCGAATAACAGCATGAACGCACCTGAATTCGATCAATACAAGTACGCCCTGGACGAAGTGACAAGGAATACGACGGATACGACGCTGAGAGATGTAGAGTACTGGTCCACAAGGACGGTTATGGGGGATGCCTACAAGAGTGATGCAGGTTCATTCACCCCAGGACTCACACTGGAAAATAAGACTCTGAAAGGAAGCATAGGCAATGACTTCCCGTATGACTTCGAAGAAGTGTATCTCTGGTCTGGAACACGCACTTATTCCCTTGGAAGCGTGAAAGCGGGGCAGTCCCTCGAAGTGGATCAAAAGGTCTCTGTTGACTATCTCTCCAGTCCGGTCAGCAATAATGCCATTCCACCTTCATTTACAGGTCAGCAAGGTTTGGATGATCAGAGAAAACAATCCCTTGAACAAGTTGCCTCCTTGCTGATGGAAGATGGAACGTCGGGAAATCGACCAGTCATCTTCGGCTACACAAAGGACGGGGTCGTGGATGTAACCATGAAGGATCGAAAGCCCAAGAAAGAGAATCTTTCCCTTGTCTATCAATCCATTCCATCCTTGGGGGATTTCAACGGACCGTTTTCACTTAAGAATGAGCAGCTTGATATAGAGGTCAAACCGATTGACGGAAAGATCATCGATAACTACTCATGGGGTGGATCCGGAGAAATGGAAATTGAAGATGGCACGTATGAAATGATCCTTAAATTGCCTGAACAAATGAAGGACTCCGACATTTCACTGAATTCATTGAGCATCAGGCAATATCCAGAAACGCCGCTTGAGTTCGCCATGATTGCACCCTCTAATGGGAAGGAAAAGAAACTGGAAGAACAATCAGCCAATACGTTCGAAGTGAAGGATCGTTTGACGGATTATTTGAATGAAGATGGGGAGATTGTCATTAAATTGGTGAAATCCACCCAGGGTGACACCTTTACCCAACTTCCGAAAATCGCACTGAAAGGAGAAGCAAAACAATGA
- a CDS encoding ABC transporter ATP-binding protein: MIELMNLSKSYGSFQALDGLTLSIGKGTVFGFVGQNGAGKSTTFSILATLLAPTSGRATVNGFDVCEEPKLVRRQIGYMPDFFGVYDQLKAEEYLDFYGASYKIPADEREALIPQLLELVNLTHKKDSYVDELSRGMKQRLCLARCLIHDPEVLILDEPASGLDPRARIEMREILRELKKMGKTILISSHILPELAEMCDEIGVIDNGKLVAHGSVADIQQQLEAEKIIEVKVRGMLESAASFFEDDPNLSSLEMDEEKKTIKFLYKGSEVQQAELLRLAILNGVAVVSFKETETDLEDVFMEITKGVKPS; the protein is encoded by the coding sequence ATGATTGAACTTATGAACCTATCAAAATCATATGGCTCCTTTCAAGCGCTGGACGGACTTACCCTGAGTATCGGAAAAGGGACGGTATTTGGTTTTGTCGGTCAGAACGGGGCAGGGAAGTCTACAACATTTTCCATTCTGGCAACCCTTCTTGCACCGACTTCGGGAAGGGCGACAGTGAATGGCTTTGATGTATGTGAAGAACCGAAGTTGGTCAGGCGTCAAATCGGATATATGCCGGATTTCTTCGGGGTTTATGATCAGTTGAAGGCAGAGGAATACCTCGACTTTTATGGTGCGAGCTACAAGATACCGGCCGATGAGAGGGAGGCCCTCATTCCGCAGCTGCTGGAACTTGTGAATCTTACTCATAAAAAGGATTCCTATGTGGATGAACTCTCCAGGGGGATGAAGCAGAGGCTATGCCTTGCCAGGTGCCTCATCCATGATCCTGAAGTGCTGATTCTCGATGAACCGGCTTCCGGGCTGGACCCGAGGGCAAGGATCGAGATGCGTGAGATTTTAAGAGAGTTGAAGAAAATGGGCAAAACCATCCTTATCTCATCACATATCCTTCCTGAACTTGCCGAGATGTGTGATGAAATTGGCGTTATCGATAATGGGAAGCTAGTGGCGCATGGCTCCGTCGCAGACATCCAGCAGCAATTGGAGGCGGAAAAAATCATCGAGGTGAAGGTAAGGGGGATGCTTGAATCGGCTGCCTCTTTCTTTGAAGATGATCCGAATCTATCGAGCCTTGAAATGGATGAAGAGAAAAAGACAATCAAATTCCTCTATAAAGGTTCCGAAGTGCAGCAGGCCGAGCTGCTCCGATTGGCCATATTGAATGGGGTCGCGGTCGTCAGCTTCAAGGAGACGGAAACGGATCTTGAAGATGTCTTCATGGAGATCACGAAAGGGGTGAAGCCGTCATGA